The Pan troglodytes isolate AG18354 chromosome 15, NHGRI_mPanTro3-v2.0_pri, whole genome shotgun sequence genomic sequence ctcccaagccacatggaactgtgagttcattaaacctctttttctttataaattacccagtctcgggtacgtTTTACCGGccgtgtgaaaacgaactaatacagtttAGATAGGTTTATAATAAATGACTTTTAAGGGTCCCAGCCAGCTCTAGGATCCTGCATCTCTATGGGCTTAACTGGGCTGTTCCAACCTCCATGTGCATTCTCTGCAAGAGAGACCACTGCTCTCTCCCTGGTCCTCATTTTCCTGGTGAATCTTTACTCATCTTTCACACAGAAGCACAATTTCCCTAATCCTCTCTCTCCCAGGTTGATTGGTCATGCCGTCTTCCCAGTCCCTCTCACTGCCCACACTCCCCTGTCCTGTTTCATAACATGTCTCTCTCCTTGAGGACAAAGACCAGGCCAGAGACCTTCCTGTGCCCAGTCCTGACACCCGGCTCAGTCTTTGCTTTAGGGATTAAAGCGACTTCCAAGCTCAACCTCTTTTGACTTCTTTGGGGCATCCTATATGGTCTGTAACCAGGATCCCATAAAACCATTTTGAAGATTATGCAGGGCAGGCAATTAGTGACTAAGGCTTCATTTGCGCACAAGAAAGTCAGAATTTTTATCTTCCCTAGCTCAAAAGTTACGTGAGACTCATTCTATATTTCCATcacattaacattaaaaaagaaacccaacAAGTTCTATTCATCTAGTTTTATCGACGAAGCAGACAGGGAGGTTTTCTAGTTTTAATTGCCCCAAACCACAATTGGGAGTGCTTGGAAAACATGGGGACCTTGTGGCTCGCACGGTGGCTGCAGACTCCAAGTCAGAGCCAACAGTAACGTGGGATTTTCTGTTCTTGAGAATCCATCCTCCTCGCCCTGATTTTTGTAACCTGAACAGCAAACATTTCTGACATGACCTTTCCCATCAAATCTTGTGACTCTGTGCACATGTGGCACTCTCATCAGGGTCCAGCTGTTCAAAGGCAGAATGGTTCCTTCCCAACTACCTTaactctccattttacagatggggaaactgaggtccagaaaaaGGAAGGGACTGAcctaaggtcacagagctggttaCAGACCAGACAATGGTGAGAACTGAAGTGAGCTTTTCCTTTGTCCCATAGGTAATCACCAAGTTTGGCCAGAAGTATGAATGACAGGTATTCATGAGTGTTAACTCCCTCCTCCCAAGCAATTCTTGGTACTCAACCTAGGAGTTTGTTCCCCATCTCCCCGAGATGAGCATATCCTGCTGTATTCCAGCCAGAAAGTAACTGAGCATTTCAGTTCTGCTATTTGCCTAGTTTTCTGGGTGGGAAAGACAGACACATTAaggtttggccaggcacggtgggaggattgcttgaggccaggaggttgagtttgagattagcctgggcaacatagacagacctcatctctacaaacaacaaaaaaatagaaaaaaattagtgggcatactggcacacacctgtagtcccatctacttcgGGAATTTgaagcaggaagattacttgagcccaggaggttgaggctgcagtgagctgtaattgcaccattgtactccagcctgggcaacagagaaagaccctgtctcaaaaataaaaataaaaataaaaaataaaaaataaaaaggcccaAATATCTGTGTTTTAAAGCCCACTGGGGAAAAGACTTGGAGCCCAGGACCTATGGAAAAGAGAATTTTCTCTCTGGGAATTCTTATTCCTTAAGGCCCTAGAAAGTAAGGCAAGTGTCCCAAATAACCATCAGCTCCATTTCTTGTGCTGGAGTTCAAACCCCACTTCCTGTCCAGTGGCCTTGGGAGAACAATGGCTTGTGTGGGGTGAAGACAGGACATAGAAGAACGTGCcgcccttctttttcttctcatctcTGTGAGCAGAGAGCCCACAAATCACCTTAGCAAGCATGGCTTGGTATTTTCATTCTTGTAAAGTCCCTTTATGAAGATTCTTGGGCTGCCTGAATTCTTGGTACCTGGTTCACATCAGTGCCCAATGATAGTTTGCAGAAGTGGTATAAGCAGATTGTTCTTTGTCCCTTTAAGAacagaaaacatagaaaaagaatGGTCAAAAACCCAGTGGGCCCTTTGTTCCTTCATGCTCAGGGGTGGACTCTGCCTCTCTCTTGCTTACATGGAGAAGACCAAAGGTGCCTTCATGCCTCAGTGTGACTGGAACCCAACAGCCCTGCCTCCTTCCACCCCATCTTGTTGGCTGCTCCAGGCCCAACACCGGGAAACACCGAATTAAAGCTACTTCATTCTGCAAGGCCTGATTTTGATCATCTCCAGTGAAAGTTTCCTCAAATCTGTTAACATCCAGCACATGGGACGGGAAGGATATCCTCCCGTGTGATTTTGTTAAAACTCATTCATGAGTTTTAACAAAATTCATcaacctcattttataaatgggaaaacCAAGGGGACCTGCCCAAGGGCACAGAATCATTTAGACTCTTGGGGCAGGGTCTCCTTCTCCCTGAATTTTGATCCCCCCATGGCTCACAACAGCTCTCCCTGGGTATTGAGAAAATGGGAGCTGAATTAGGCTCAACTTGAGTCTAATCATTCCTAGCCAAGTGTATTTTCTTTTCAACTACTTGTTCACAAGCTCAGTTGGATAGGAGAATCACCTGGATCATTTTCAAAAATGCTGATACTGGGACCTGCCTCCAGAGATTCTGACAGAATTGGTCTGGGATGTCTCCCGGGCCCTGAGATTTTTGAAAGCTCCCAGAAGATTCCCATGTGCAACTgggctgagaaccactgttctagatcacactgctgcacagGAGCTAAGAGAACTATAGGGCTCTCGTGCTGTGATTTCCTGTCATCCTCTCGATGGGCTTAAAGATTTGGGTcaggaagaaaatggagaaagacCTTCAATTTGCCCTTGGAAATAAGCTGTCCATCCCCCAcctttaaaagacacagaaaaggaCAAGGTTTGGAGATCAAGTTAAatgtccaatttatttttataacttgaaACCAGAACAAACTTGGTTTTGAACAAGCGTACAAATGAAATGGCAGACACATGCTGAACTCAACATTGTGacattaaggaaaaaaagaggccCAAAATCTTGTACAGAGAATAAaggaacaataaatattttactaaGCCATATTGAAATGACCTCCTGTCATCTCAACATTTTatccataataaaaaaaagtgcCTGTTTCTTAAACAGAGCACAAATACCAAGCAATAATAAATAGTTCCAAACTTGTAGTAAAAGACAAAACCTCCAAGTAAACAACAAAAGCTCATACAATAAGTAATagaaaaggtaataaaaatattttgccttgCCAGTACAAATGCAAACAACTTAAATCAATGGGACTTTGCTTTGCAGGGCTGAGTTACAAGGAGCACCAAAATCACGAGTTTGCCTGTGTTCCACGAGACCTTCGGCTGACGGTTACTTAGGACCGGGATGAAAGGCTGATTTCCTTACTTTTCACATTTTGCTTAGAGTAATTCAGTCTCCTTCTCTCCCCATGAAAGACCCTCTAATGGCAAGTGGCGGGTTCCAATTGGGGGCAACTTTGAACAAAGTTGTGGCAGTGCGGAAACCGGCCTGAGGTCGGCTGGGTCACCCATGCTAGAGGCCTCTCTCTCAGGATCATCTGCTTCCGTGTTGgttttttaaacacaaaacagaagcaaaattctctcttctctgcagTCACAGAGACACACAATGCCTGTGCTTTGGGATGGCTTAGTCCTGGCAATCTGGTAAGCTGGTGAGCACTGGCTAGCTGTTATGACTACAGGAGGACCAACCTGGAGGCACTCTAGGACCTCAGTGGGGCCTCCAAAGGCAACAGCAGCCCCTGGATCTGCAGGTAGGAAACTGCAGTAGGAAACTGAAATCTCAGCTTTCTCTCCCATTCCCTCCCCCCTTTTTTTAACTTTGCAAAGGTAAGTGGCAAGGAGGAAAGAGTGCATCGAACAGAAAAGCTTCTGCATTTGGTAAGGAATTGCCCAAAAGGATGCTTGGTTATACTTTCATAACCTGAAATAATGGTTTCTTACATTTCctgaaataaaaaatggcttcctgatattggtattttatttaaaaatgcattattccCTCATCCAAAAGACCACCACTTTATCTTAAAGCTACTTggctttacaaaaaataaaaataaaatagaggattAGGGGAGGAGCagataggaagaaaagaaattaaataaaaaatgaaagaaaaaaaaaggaccaatGGAGGATGAAGGATGGAGAGGAAAcgcaggggaaggagagagaacgAGATATGGAAAGGCACCAAATTCATCCCAGGCCCTCGCATTCGGAAACTGACGGAATGTAGGTTTCAGAGAGCAAAGCAGCAAAGCAGGGAAGAAAGACAAGAGGCCAACACTCTCCATGGCACGAAAGGTCCTGGCTGTGATGGAGTCTCCTTCCTGAAATCCAATTTGTACCGGTCTCAACAGCAGGTCACTTCACCCGGACCCAGCTGAATCACCAGCTCCTTTTATGATATTTGTGTTTGTTTCACAATTTCTCAAGGACTAAAGCAGCTCAGTTTGCGTTGCTTTCTGCCGGTAAGGGCgggagaggtggtggtggtgaccgCCACAGGAGTGATGGTAGAGAGGGAAGATgttctctcgctctctctcctctACATCTGACATCTTAGAGATGGCCTCTTAGAGAAAGGGAGGACAATGAGGAATGTTACTGACATCTTtacaaaaactgatttttttccacTCAACACAAATAATTTCCCATCCGGTCTGCTGTGGCCACACCAAGGAGCCTTGATGCAAGGTTCGGGGCGTTCAGAGAGAAGCCCAACACGAACGGTTCTCTGTGTAGGCCAATTccgacaaaaaatatatacaactaaaTGATTTGTGAACCAAAGCATTTAActacttccttttgtttctttttctcaaaggTTGTCAAACAACCCTTTTTCTCCTGTACAATAGGACTTAACAtacaaatggtttttttttttttgcaatattttatcctgccaaattaaaaaaatatattatggcagcctgtttgtttttgtttttttttttctttttatttccaaattcacTAACAAAAAGGTACATTAAATCCCTTTAAAAGGACAAGCTTACAGTTAAAAAATTACGAgctccagtaaaaatacagcaAGTGCCTACATCATATGAACCAACCAATATATCCATTCCAGAGGGTGGcgggaagagaaaaataagtacaggtcagaaatgtgatttttttttttctgcaaagcaATAACAATATTAAGCACTTTTTTTCTACATACTTTTTCTACATGGTGTAGCAATCCCCTTTGAATCCCCAAATACAAGtttctatacatttttttgaaataaaaattcaacacccaaggcagaaaaaaatttactaaaaCTCCGACTTTACAGTTACTGTAAcaagaacaaatttatagacccACCATTTAAATTTTACTGCAACattttcaaggaaaagaaaagggtattttttttcttgttttgtaaaaTGCCCAGGCATTCTCGATTATTACAAATACTGGTCCACTTTTACAGTAATcaagaaattttaatatatataatatatactaaaacCCCGTcaccaaaagaaaacaatatacaCGCGGCCACTGTGGCATTTTTGTATAACCTATTAAGCaaactttgaaaagaaaagatcgctccaacacacatacacacaattttttttttagccttgTATGTACCCAATACTGTAAAcgtatttttaagacagagtgcACTAAATTTAActttagaaaaaattagccgttgttcctgaattgtttttgttttgcttttcattcaACGATATCAACTTGTAACTTGTGTCACTTGAGTTTTAATTCAGCAGTAAATCATCTCCACTCCATATCTAAGCAGCGTTGTCCCAAAAACAAAAGGGGCTGAGGATAATTCAGCTAATGGATGTCCAAGGTTGTGCTgggtttatttcttcatttgattGGGTCTTATGGCATTTCATATCCTCTATCTtcaaccagaattttttttttttttttacttaaagtaaATGTGGCTTTGTTAGTTTCTAAAGAATGTacttttcttgttttacttttttaaaaagtcttttcatttcaaaaaaaaagttttgcattTGTCTCAAGAGACTCAAATAGGAAGATCAGTTTTCAAGGCACTCACATCAAATTGAATGGCAGTAGAAAAACTGtcctataaattattattttattttgttctttatagTGCCAGTATTGTGAATGCCACGCTTAGCAATACTGACACTCAATCTCAGCTGTCCCTTACAGTTTAACCCACCTCTGGGCCAAAGAGAAGAATATGCTGCAATTTCTTGTTTAGAAGCCATTTAATTTAAATGCAAACAAAAGCTTTAAAGTGCGGGTCAACAGAATTCAAATGTCTAATCTTAACAGTTCAATATTTAGTACCTTCCAACCTAatgagataggaaaaaaaaaaaaaaaaaaaacctgggaagTAGCGCTGGGCACCTTCTGATGGAACTCATCCCCTGCTTTTTCAGTAAAAGAGAATAGAAATTTGCAagatccccaccccacccatcccTACAATATCATCAGTGTGCATTAAATGAGAGAACACTAACTTCAATTAATTAGGGCATTCGTCCGCTTGGGAAATGATGGATGACCCCTTGCAGCAACATAGGATTTGAGATTTATGTGGTGGgggtgatttaaaaaaagagagaagccgTCAAGCCAGAAAACGCCTAAAAGAACACCGCTAGTTTCTTCCTGTGTCACTGCAGGCCACCCCATCTCCCCAAAAAGGTACCCTCAGCCCATTTTATGTAGCCTAATCTACAGCGAATAGCAGCCATGGCACCCCAGGGCACACCAACAGGATAGTATCTGCTGGTCATGCACAACCTCAGAATGCTGTCGGGCCATTTCCCAGAGGAGCCCTCCAAAAACCCTATCTCTGGCGGCGCTGAGTCTGTGGGGTGCCTCCCCCAGCACCACCACTCAAGGTTTCCCTTATGTAATATGAAAGCCGAAATCAACACAGAAAAGGCCGCTTGACTCGGGACGACATGAGTGCTACATCTCCATTCCAGTTCTGAAACAAAGTGCTACGACTTGAAAGATTGTTATCCGCTGTACatccacaccccccaccccaaaaacaaaaaccaaaaaaaaaaattaaaaaataattaaaaaaaaaactgcatgccACTTTTTATTTCAggacaaaaaaaaggaaggaatgaaaaagtAAACAACTTTAAAAGTCATTTGAGTGTTGGCTTCTTCACAAGAAATTACACATGCTTAGCTTAAATTTCAAAAAAGCAGCACCACCCCTCCCcccaaattataatttaaaagatatgCTTCCCCTCTAACATTGCTTGCGAGTCATTGCTCAGGCTACTAccgggttttaaaaaaaaaaataaagaagggatGGATACCCAACAAAATCTCTTAAAGGAattcaaacagaaaaaataataataaaaagtacctGCACAtgccaaaaaaattacaaaacccaataaatacagaaattattGCACAGTTAAAAGGCTCCACAATTTGTACTGCCTTAATCAACCCTCGGGTTTCCATAGGACTTCGCAGACACAGGTTAGGTTGGAGTGCCGCCTCCCCTGGGCCCCGGGGACACGCGGGGTGCGGGGTGGCGGTGACACGGAGGCAAGTCAGGTCAGCATTCTCTCGGTTGGCAACGGTTCCACTGTACAGGTGCGGGGCGCCGGGGCCCGCGCGCTTAGCTCCTCTCGGCCTGCTCGATTTTGACGTCGTTAGTCAGCAAGTGCTCGCCGTgccactttttcatgtgtttctccAGGGTGCTGTAGACGCTGAAGGGCATCTGGCAGATGTCGCAGCGGTACACCTCCTTGCCGATCTGCCCGTGCGTCTTCATGTGGCGCGTGAGCTTGCTGCTCTGCGCGCACGCGTAGTTGCACAGCTCGCACTTGTAAGGCCGCTCGCCGGTGTGGCTCCGCCGGTGCACCGTCAAGTTGCTGCAGTTCTTGAACACCTTGCCGCAGTACTCGCACGTGTCGCTGCGGCGGCCCTCCTTGGAGCTGGGCCGCCCGGGGCCCGGGCCGCCCAGGTGCGGGGTGCTGCCCCCGCTGGCCGTGCCGCTGCGGCCCGAGAGGCCGCCGTCCAGCAGGTCCCCGGGCGGCGTGGAGAAGCGCAGGCTGCCGTTCTCGGACGAGTGCTCGGACGACGTGGCGAAGGGCGACTGTCGTGCGTCCGTGAAGCCCAGGAAGGGGTCCTTCATGAAGTGCCGCGACGCCGCGTAGCCCACCAGCCACTGCGAGTACACGTTCTCGGACGGGATGAGCGCGGCGGGCGGCAGCTCCAGGTCCTTCTCCACCTTGATGCGCTTGGCGGAGCTGTTGAGCCCGGGGCTGGGCAGCGGCGCGGGCTTGCGCGGGAAGAGCCCGGGGAAGGGCTCGGTGCCTGGCGCGAAGCCGCCCCCGCGCCCGTTGACCGCGCCGCCCGCGCCCGCGTCCCCGCAGCCGCCCGCGTCGTCGTCGTCGCCCGCGTCCCCGCCGCCCGCCGCACGCTTCAGGAAGGCGCCGCGCTTCTGCTTGTCGGCCAGGAGCTCGCCGTACTGCGGCAGTGCGCCTAGGCCCACGTTCTCCATGACCTTGCCCAGCACCAGCGCCTTCTCGTCAGCCAGCGCCTTGGCCGCGCCGCCCCCCGCGCCCGGGACCCCGGGCACCCCACCACCGCCGTTCTCGCGGTTGCGGCTCAGCTCCGAGTCCATGCTGAAGCTCGACTCGGGCCGGCTCTCGTTCTCCAGTagcagctcctcctcctcctcctcctcctcctcgtcctcctcctccggCTCGTGGCCCAGCGACGGGTCGCTCTCGTGGTGGCGGAAGTCGCCGTCGGCCGCCTTGAGGCCCTCGCCCGCCAGCTCGCTGGTGCCGGGCTCGGGGGAGCTGGCGGCCGAGAGCCCGTCGTCGGAGCGGCCGGCCAGCGAGCCGGCCTTGTGCATGTGCGTCTTCATGTGGCGCTTGAGCTTGCTGGCCTGCGAGCACGCGTGGTCGCACAGCTGGCACTTGTAGGGCTTCTCGCCCGTGTGACTGCGCCGGTGCACGATGAGATTGCTCTGGAACTTGAAGGTCTTGCCGCAGAACTCGCACGACTTGCTCTTGGCCGGCGGCTGCGGGGGCGGCGTGCCGCCAGGGGGCATGGGCGGCAGCGGCGGCGTGCTCAGGAACGGGGACTTGGGGCTGGGCTGGAAGGGGTTCAGGAGCCGGTGCATAGGGTTGCCGCGGCCCGGGGACACGGGCGGCGGCGTGGAGCTGTTGCCCGCCAGCTCGCGGAGCCGCCGCGAGAAGTCCATGGCGGGCGAGTCGATGGCCATGGGGTTCAGGCGCATGACTCGGTCGAAGGCACTGGGGTGCTGGGCGACGAGCCCCATCTCCTCGGCACTGAGGCGGTGCGGGTCCAGGTGGTGGCGCGGCGGGGGACTGAAGAGAGGCGGCGTGCCCGGCAGGCGGCCCTCGCCGAAGCCCGGGTGGTCCCGCAGGATGGGGCCCGTCATGCGCAGCAGGTTGAAGGGGTTGCTGTCGCCCAGGAAATTCATGAGCGGGGACTGCGCCACGGCCTCCGGCCCGAGCGGCGGCGGGATGGTGAGCCGCGGCGTGAGCGAGCTGCTGGCCGGCCCGGGCTCCAGGTAGATGCGGAAGCCGTGCGTGTTCTGCGCGTGCTGCAGCAGGAACCACGCGCTGTTGAAGGGCTGCTTGCATGTTGTGCAAATGTAGCTGGAAGGCTCATCTTTACCTGGGGAAACACACGGACAGAAAGGCAGAGACAGCGTGAGAAGCGGCAGCGGGGCGCGGGCACCGCAGGGCCACTGGCCTGGGGGACGCGGCCCGGGCTGATCCGGGATCCCAGTGCCCTGCCTCACAGGGGCTGCAGGGCCGCTTGCAAGCAGGCCCGGCCTTGTCTCCTCCTGGCTGGGGGGCCGAAGACGCAGGGTCTGTGGGCGGGCCGCCCTGGCCACCCGGGCGCCAGCGACTTACTTCAATTGTGTAAGACCCGCCTTGCT encodes the following:
- the BCL11B gene encoding B-cell lymphoma/leukemia 11B isoform X2, with product MSRRKQGNPQHLSQRELITQADHVEAAILEEDEGLEIEEPSGLGLMVGGPDPDLLTCGQCQMNFPLGDILVFIEHKRKQCGGSLGACYDKALDKDSPPPSSRSELRKVSEPVEIGIQVTPDEDDHLLSPTKGICPKQENIAGPCRPAQLPAVAPIAASSHPHSSVITSPLRALGALPPCLPLPCCSARPVSGDGTQGEGQTEAPFGCQCQLSGKDEPSSYICTTCKQPFNSAWFLLQHAQNTHGFRIYLEPGPASSSLTPRLTIPPPLGPEAVAQSPLMNFLGDSNPFNLLRMTGPILRDHPGFGEGRLPGTPPLFSPPPRHHLDPHRLSAEEMGLVAQHPSAFDRVMRLNPMAIDSPAMDFSRRLRELAGNSSTPPPVSPGRGNPMHRLLNPFQPSPKSPFLSTPPLPPMPPGGTPPPQPPAKSKSCEFCGKTFKFQSNLIVHRRSHTGEKPYKCQLCDHACSQASKLKRHMKTHMHKAGSLAGRSDDGLSAASSPEPGTSELAGEGLKAADGDFRHHESDPSLGHEPEEEDEEEEEEEEELLLENESRPESSFSMDSELSRNRENGGGGVPGVPGAGGGAAKALADEKALVLGKVMENVGLGALPQYGELLADKQKRGAFLKRAAGGGDAGDDDDAGGCGDAGAGGAVNGRGGGFAPGTEPFPGLFPRKPAPLPSPGLNSSAKRIKVEKDLELPPAALIPSENVYSQWLVGYAASRHFMKDPFLGFTDARQSPFATSSEHSSENGSLRFSTPPGDLLDGGLSGRSGTASGGSTPHLGGPGPGRPSSKEGRRSDTCEYCGKVFKNCSNLTVHRRSHTGERPYKCELCNYACAQSSKLTRHMKTHGQIGKEVYRCDICQMPFSVYSTLEKHMKKWHGEHLLTNDVKIEQAERS
- the BCL11B gene encoding B-cell lymphoma/leukemia 11B isoform X4, with translation MSRRKQGNPQHLSQRELITQADHVEAAILEEDEGLEIEEPSGLGLMVGGPDPDLLTCGQCQMNFPLGDILVFIEHKRKQCGGSLGACYDKALDKDSPPPSSRSELRKVSEPVEIGIQVTPDEDDHLLSPTKGICPKQENIAGKDEPSSYICTTCKQPFNSAWFLLQHAQNTHGFRIYLEPGPASSSLTPRLTIPPPLGPEAVAQSPLMNFLGDSNPFNLLRMTGPILRDHPGFGEGRLPGTPPLFSPPPRHHLDPHRLSAEEMGLVAQHPSAFDRVMRLNPMAIDSPAMDFSRRLRELAGNSSTPPPVSPGRGNPMHRLLNPFQPSPKSPFLSTPPLPPMPPGGTPPPQPPAKSKSCEFCGKTFKFQSNLIVHRRSHTGEKPYKCQLCDHACSQASKLKRHMKTHMHKAGSLAGRSDDGLSAASSPEPGTSELAGEGLKAADGDFRHHESDPSLGHEPEEEDEEEEEEEEELLLENESRPESSFSMDSELSRNRENGGGGVPGVPGAGGGAAKALADEKALVLGKVMENVGLGALPQYGELLADKQKRGAFLKRAAGGGDAGDDDDAGGCGDAGAGGAVNGRGGGFAPGTEPFPGLFPRKPAPLPSPGLNSSAKRIKVEKDLELPPAALIPSENVYSQWLVGYAASRHFMKDPFLGFTDARQSPFATSSEHSSENGSLRFSTPPGDLLDGGLSGRSGTASGGSTPHLGGPGPGRPSSKEGRRSDTCEYCGKVFKNCSNLTVHRRSHTGERPYKCELCNYACAQSSKLTRHMKTHGQIGKEVYRCDICQMPFSVYSTLEKHMKKWHGEHLLTNDVKIEQAERS
- the BCL11B gene encoding B-cell lymphoma/leukemia 11B isoform X3 gives rise to the protein MSRRKQGNPQHLSQRELITPEADHVEAAILEEDEGLEIEEPSGLGLMVGGPDPDLLTCGQCQMNFPLGDILVFIEHKRKQCGGSLGACYDKALDKDSPPPSSRSELRKVSEPVEIGIQVTPDEDDHLLSPTKGICPKQENIAGKDEPSSYICTTCKQPFNSAWFLLQHAQNTHGFRIYLEPGPASSSLTPRLTIPPPLGPEAVAQSPLMNFLGDSNPFNLLRMTGPILRDHPGFGEGRLPGTPPLFSPPPRHHLDPHRLSAEEMGLVAQHPSAFDRVMRLNPMAIDSPAMDFSRRLRELAGNSSTPPPVSPGRGNPMHRLLNPFQPSPKSPFLSTPPLPPMPPGGTPPPQPPAKSKSCEFCGKTFKFQSNLIVHRRSHTGEKPYKCQLCDHACSQASKLKRHMKTHMHKAGSLAGRSDDGLSAASSPEPGTSELAGEGLKAADGDFRHHESDPSLGHEPEEEDEEEEEEEEELLLENESRPESSFSMDSELSRNRENGGGGVPGVPGAGGGAAKALADEKALVLGKVMENVGLGALPQYGELLADKQKRGAFLKRAAGGGDAGDDDDAGGCGDAGAGGAVNGRGGGFAPGTEPFPGLFPRKPAPLPSPGLNSSAKRIKVEKDLELPPAALIPSENVYSQWLVGYAASRHFMKDPFLGFTDARQSPFATSSEHSSENGSLRFSTPPGDLLDGGLSGRSGTASGGSTPHLGGPGPGRPSSKEGRRSDTCEYCGKVFKNCSNLTVHRRSHTGERPYKCELCNYACAQSSKLTRHMKTHGQIGKEVYRCDICQMPFSVYSTLEKHMKKWHGEHLLTNDVKIEQAERS
- the BCL11B gene encoding B-cell lymphoma/leukemia 11B isoform X1 — translated: MSRRKQGNPQHLSQRELITPEADHVEAAILEEDEGLEIEEPSGLGLMVGGPDPDLLTCGQCQMNFPLGDILVFIEHKRKQCGGSLGACYDKALDKDSPPPSSRSELRKVSEPVEIGIQVTPDEDDHLLSPTKGICPKQENIAGPCRPAQLPAVAPIAASSHPHSSVITSPLRALGALPPCLPLPCCSARPVSGDGTQGEGQTEAPFGCQCQLSGKDEPSSYICTTCKQPFNSAWFLLQHAQNTHGFRIYLEPGPASSSLTPRLTIPPPLGPEAVAQSPLMNFLGDSNPFNLLRMTGPILRDHPGFGEGRLPGTPPLFSPPPRHHLDPHRLSAEEMGLVAQHPSAFDRVMRLNPMAIDSPAMDFSRRLRELAGNSSTPPPVSPGRGNPMHRLLNPFQPSPKSPFLSTPPLPPMPPGGTPPPQPPAKSKSCEFCGKTFKFQSNLIVHRRSHTGEKPYKCQLCDHACSQASKLKRHMKTHMHKAGSLAGRSDDGLSAASSPEPGTSELAGEGLKAADGDFRHHESDPSLGHEPEEEDEEEEEEEEELLLENESRPESSFSMDSELSRNRENGGGGVPGVPGAGGGAAKALADEKALVLGKVMENVGLGALPQYGELLADKQKRGAFLKRAAGGGDAGDDDDAGGCGDAGAGGAVNGRGGGFAPGTEPFPGLFPRKPAPLPSPGLNSSAKRIKVEKDLELPPAALIPSENVYSQWLVGYAASRHFMKDPFLGFTDARQSPFATSSEHSSENGSLRFSTPPGDLLDGGLSGRSGTASGGSTPHLGGPGPGRPSSKEGRRSDTCEYCGKVFKNCSNLTVHRRSHTGERPYKCELCNYACAQSSKLTRHMKTHGQIGKEVYRCDICQMPFSVYSTLEKHMKKWHGEHLLTNDVKIEQAERS